A region of Methanomassiliicoccus luminyensis B10 DNA encodes the following proteins:
- a CDS encoding DUF350 domain-containing protein yields MSWDTAIVSAMAAVVQLVVGLVLAMGAVYIGLKLFDRLTKGLREWEEIKNGNVAVGIFIAAVIISISFVIQSSVASLLAGLDTATDPAGLAVVLGLGLLNLAIGIIAGVGSVYLAIKIFDRITVDIDEMKELEKGNVAIAIILAGVLLAVSFIIASAVTGITSALSPENLGLV; encoded by the coding sequence ATGAGTTGGGATACTGCGATCGTTAGCGCGATGGCTGCGGTAGTGCAGCTGGTGGTGGGATTGGTCCTGGCCATGGGTGCCGTGTACATCGGCCTCAAGCTCTTCGACCGGCTCACCAAGGGGCTCCGTGAATGGGAGGAGATCAAGAACGGCAATGTCGCTGTCGGCATATTCATCGCCGCGGTGATAATCTCGATCTCCTTCGTTATCCAGAGCAGCGTGGCCTCGCTGCTGGCCGGTCTCGATACTGCCACCGACCCCGCCGGCCTGGCGGTCGTGCTGGGCCTGGGGCTGTTGAACCTGGCCATCGGGATCATCGCCGGCGTCGGCTCGGTGTACTTGGCCATCAAGATCTTCGACCGCATCACCGTCGATATCGACGAGATGAAGGAGCTGGAGAAAGGCAACGTGGCCATCGCCATCATCCTGGCGGGCGTGCTCCTGGCGGTGTCGTTCATCATCGCCTCGGCGGTGACCGGCATCACCTCGGCGCTCAGCCCGGAGAACCTCGGCCTGGTCTGA